From Anopheles arabiensis isolate DONGOLA chromosome 3, AaraD3, whole genome shotgun sequence, a single genomic window includes:
- the LOC120904838 gene encoding uncharacterized protein LOC120904838 has protein sequence MDTGSPAGFVLALSLRFFINRLQYAIMCSNWEYDDHLLNQGLTAGDALATATSKRVSFSIPVGSRGSDVGHSLEGSASQAGPEIQMLLFIKSGAVMPRETRSAGFCCPGIWSCFDPM, from the exons ATGGATACCGGGTCACCAGCAGGCTTCGTTCTCGCCTTAAGCCTTAGATTCTTTATAAATCGCTTGCAGTATGCAATAATGTGCAGTAATTGGGAGTATGATGACCACCTTTTGAACCAAGGGTTAACTGCAGGCGATGCGCTGGCAACAGCAACTAGCAAACGCGTTTCCTTTTCGATACCGGTCGGTAGTAGAGGTTCAGATGTAGGCCATTCATTAGAAGGTAGCGCCAGCCAAGCTGGCCCAGAGATCCAAATGCTGCTTTTTATAAAATCGGGTGCCGTCATGCCCCGCGAAACGAGATCAGCCGGGTTCTGCTGTCCAG GTATTTGGAGCTGCTTTGATCCAATGTAG